In Caloenas nicobarica isolate bCalNic1 chromosome 35, bCalNic1.hap1, whole genome shotgun sequence, a single window of DNA contains:
- the ZBTB22 gene encoding zinc finger and BTB domain-containing protein 22, whose protein sequence is MEAPSGGPGLVHVDFPEIPGALLAKLNRQRVEGTLCDVSIHVQGRVFRAHRAVLAASSPFFHDQVLLKNMTTIVLPSVMDPGAFETVLGSAYTGRLSMAPGEIVNFLTVGSVLQMWHIVDKCTELLKEGRGAASSAGSSASSAGSSSSSLRAHSSRTSDNQSPSSSSYFSPRDAAEGPEPPKFAPRGAPEEAAKAGGDLPEDEDGDAARRPLYVRPSIVPQKQWVYVKQEWLQEDLVLTCEEDEDPAEGPARGAGGSSCAPPPEKLEEQVNFCESSEDFPSPYEGLEEPGAFAAPRPLLPMDMQGNQVLVLPPAGAVEHGAVPLAGSAPDGNKIFMCHCGKAFSHKSMRDRHVNMHLNLRPFGCPVCGKKFKMKHHLTEHMKTHTGLKPYACDACAKKFMWRDSFMRHKGHCERRHRGGGAGTPRGGGGGDWGAGGGGGRGWGGGGVRGRGQMWGPGTAGCLVRGSRHIWALRAQ, encoded by the coding sequence ATGGAGGCCCCGAGCGGCGGCCCCGGGCTGGTGCACGTGGATTTCCCCGAGATCCCCGGCGCCCTCCTGGCCAAGCTGAACCGGCAGCGCGTGGAGGGGACGCTGTGCGACGTGTCCATCCACGTGCAGGGCCGCGTGTTCCGCGCGCACCGCGCCGTGCTGGCCGCCTCCTCGCCCTTCTTCCACGACCAGGTGCTGCTCAAGAACATGACGACCATCGTGCTGCCCAGCGTCATGGACCCCGGCGCCTTCGAGACCGTGCTGGGCTCGGCTTACACGGGCCGGCTCTCCATGGCGCCGGGGGAGATCGTCAACTTCCTGACGGTGGGGAGCGTCCTGCAGATGTGGCACATCGTGGACAAGTGCACCGAGCTGCTCAAGGAGGGACGCGGGGCGGCGTCGTCGGCAGGGTCGTCGGCGTCGTCGGCAGGATCGTCGTCCTCGTCGCTCCGCGCCCACTCCAGCCGCACCAGCGACAACCagtcccccagcagcagcagctactTCAGCCCCCGCGACGCGGCCGAGGGGCCCGAGCCCCCCAAGTTCGCCCCCCGCGGGGCCCCCGAGGAGGCGGCGAAGGCCGGGGGGGACCTGCCGGAGGATGAGGACGGCGACGCCGCCCGGCGCCCGCTCTACGTGCGGCCCAGCATCGTCCCGCAGAAGCAGTGGGTGTACGTGAAGCAGgagtggctgcaggaggacctGGTGCTGACCTGCGAGGAGGACGAGGACCCGGCGGAGGGTCCGGCCCGCGGCGCCGGCGGCTCCTCGTGCGCCCCCCCCCCCGAGAAACTGGAGGAGCAGGTGAACTTCTGCGAGTCCTCCGAGGATTTCCCGTCGCCCTAcgaggggctggaggagcccgGCGCCTTCGCGGCGCCGCGGCCGCTGCTCCCCATGGACATGCAGGGCAACCaggtgctggtgctgccgcCGGCGGGCGCGGTGGAGCACGGCGCGGTGCCGCTGGCGGGCTCGGCGCCCGACGGCAACAAGATCTTCATGTGCCACTGCGGCAAAGCCTTCTCGCACAAGAGCATGCGCGACCGGCACGTGAACATGCACCTGAACCTGCGGCCCTTCGGCTGCCCCGTGTGCGGCAAGAAGTTCAAGATGAAGCACCACCTGACCGAGCACATGAAGACGCACACGGGGCTCAAGCCCTACGCCTGCGACGCCTGCGCCAAGAAGTTCATGTGGCGCGACAGCTTCATGCGCCACAAGGGCCACTGCGAGCGGCGGCACCGCGGCGGGGGAGCCGGGACcccccgggggggcggggggggcgactggggggcgggggggggcggggggaggggctggggggggggaggggtgagggggcggggccagatGTGGGGTCCCGGCACAGCTGGGTGTTTGGTGCGTGGGTCCCGGCACATCTGGGCACTGAGGGCCCAATAA